The nucleotide window TGCTCGGCCAACCCGGTCGCGATTCGCAGGGTGCCGCCGTCGGGCATGGCGTCACGGGCGTTCACAGCCAGATTCATGAGCACCTGCTCGAGGTGCCCACGGTCCGCCCGCACGCGCACCGGCTCGGGCGCCAGCTCGGTGCGAACCGCGATCCGGTTCCCGATCAGACGGGCAAGCAGCCCGCCGAGTTCGGACACCACCTCGTTCAGATCCAGCACCTCGGGGCGAGACGGCTGCTTGCGGCTGAACGCGAGCAACTGGCGCGTGAGTGCCGTGGCCCGGTCGATGGCCGCCTGGATCTCGTCCACGTAGCTGCCGATCATCGGGTCGCCGGCGGGCAACCCGCGGATCAGGTGGATGCTCCCGGTAACGATGGTGAGCAGGTTGTTGAAGTCGTGCGCCACTCCGCCCGCTAGCCGCCCGATCGCCTCCATCTTGTGCGCGTGTCGCAGCTCATCTTCCAGTCGCTTGCGGGAGGTAACGTTCTGTGCGACCCCGACGACGCCTATCACCCGACCGGTTGAGTCGCGGAGCGGCACCCGGTTGGTTAGGAACGTCGCCCGCGTACCGTCTGGTAAGGTGCGCGTCTCCTCCACGTCTAGCAATGGCTGGGCCGACTCGATGACCAACCGGTCGCTCTGACGCGCCTGTTCGGCCTCCTCGGCCACCCCTATCAGCTCTTCGTCGGTCTGGCCAATGACCTCGCCCGGGACGGTGAGCCCGTGGTCCCGCGCGGCTTGGTCGTTACACCCGATGTAGATGGACGCGCGGTCCTTCCAGAACACCGCACACGGGACGTTGGTTAGCACGTTCTGGAGCAGATCGTCCCGTTCCTTGAGTTCGCCTTCTGCCTTGCGCCGGTCGTTCGTGTCGCTCGCGACCACAAGCCGTAGCAGTAGCCCCCCGGAGGTAAGCCGACGTGAAGTCACCTCAATGGGCACCAGCGCACCGGAGGAGATCCGGTGCCGCCACTGGAGCGGGCCACAAGGGGCACCGAGCAACCGGTCCGCGTCCTCGTCGGGACACACGTCACGAACGCTTAACTGCAGTAGCCGCTCGCGAGCGTACCCAAACCGTCGCAGGACTGCGTCGTTGACCGCAACGAATCGGAGCGAGTCCTCGTCGAACGCCCAAGCCGGCGTCGGGTGGCTTTCGAACAGGAGTCGGAAGAGGTCGTCCGTGGTATCAGGTGGCGGACTCAAAGGAGCTGACGCCGGGTTCGGTGGTTCTGCTGAAAAGTTGATACCAGCAGGCGAAACGCGGCGCCGGCGCCGCAACTTTACTGCTAGGGCAACGATAATGAGGGTAAACAGTAACGCCCCACCCGCTACCCCGAGCGCCACAGAACCGGCGAACGACACCGCGACGGTACCGGTTAGATCCGGCCCCGCCGTCGGCAATTCAGTTCGATCGGTCATTAGTCCGCTCAATTCAAAACTCATTGAGTGCGTCCGTGCCGGGGCTGACCCGGCACGCCGGGCGGTCAGCGACCCAACTCTAGCTCACGCGGGTCCTGAACAGCGTGCCGGAAGCTCCTCCGGGCTCAACTTCTCGTACACTTTGACCGAAAATCAGACGCCTGTTGTTGTTCCGGACGAGATTTCTTACGCGGCTGAAAGGTACACGTGTCGTAGATTATCCGTTCACGGGGTGGCGATGGGTGCCGGGAGGAGTGAGGGCACGGGTGTGCCGTTTCGTGCGGCCTGAATGGCGTCGGTGAGGAAGGGGAGCACGTTGCGGCCTTGCTGCTGGCACGAGGCCACGGCGGTGAGCACCCGCTCGACGAATCGGGAGCCGCGTTCGGAGTCGGTGCCGTAACTGGTTTTGCGCCAGCACACCGCGTGGCGCAGGGCCCGCTCGGCCGCGTTGTTGGTGGGCTCGACGCCGTCCACCCGGGCGAACGTGTACAGGGCTCCACCGAACCGAAGCAACTCGCGGCACACGCCCGCGGTGATCGCGCACCCGCACGTGCGCCCGCGCCCCAGTTGGGCGTAGACGGCCGCCCGAACCCCGCCCAGGTGATGGGACACGAACCGGGCCCGGCTCAACATCCCGTCTCGCACCCGGGGCCACGCGCCCAGGAGCGCATCGGCCGAGGCCAACAGGGCGGTCCCGATCGGGGACCCGTCGTTGCCCCGGTCGATCATCGCCTGGAAGTCCCGCCGCAGGTGCGCCCAACACACCTGGCGCCGGTCCGGTGACAGGTGGTCGTACACCGAGTACCGGTCGGTGGTGAGCACACCCGGGGTTCCCGGGATCAGCTCGCCCAACACCTTGCGGGCTCGGGACCGGCGGATCACGAACCCGGTCAACCGGTCGGCCACCGCGACCCACAGCCAGGCCCGGCTCCGGCCCTCGCGCCATCCGGTCTCGTCCACGTTCGCGGGCCTCCCCGTGAGGTGGGCGTGGACCGCCGTGGTGACCGGCTCCCGGGCGCCCGCGGTGCGGTCCTGGAGGTGGCACACGGCACCCGGGCTGATCGGCACCCCGAACAGGTTCCTCAGCACCCGCGCGACGCCCCGCTTGCCGAGTCGGTACGCCCCGGTCAGGACCGCGCAGGCGGCCGGGGTCCGGGGGCCGTATCCGCCCCGCACCCCGGGTGGCAATGGTGGGCATGTGACCCGCGCGCAACGGGGGCAGGTGATAGGTTCATAACAGGCTCTAGCACTACTCCGTTAATTCGCCACAACCAATTACAGTGTCGCGATTTATGGCGATCTACACCTACAGGCCCGTGCATCCGCAATGGGTTCAAATCCCAGCGATTCTGGCGAGTCCGTTCACGAGAGCAGCAAACATCCCGCTGGGGCAGTGAGCATTCCATTTGACTCAAGTCCAGATCCTACAAGATGTTCCGTCGAGATGTTCTCTGGTGGCGTGTACATAACACGTTGTAAAATAAGCAGTTGTGGCGAGGTAACGGAGTAGTACTAGAGGGCGGATCGATGGCTCGACACACCACACTGACGTTCTCCGCCGCCGATCTCGAAGCTCTCGGCGCGAAGCGGTACGCGCATCCGGATCCGCGAGTGCAGCAGCGGATGGAGGTGCTGTGGCTGATCAGCTGTACTTTCCGCGAATTTGTAGGCCGGGCGGTGATGGTGGTACGTTCGGAGTAGACGAATGCCGGCCCGTCCGGGAGGATGGCGTTACCACACGACCTCCCAACCCGAACGGACACGGCGATGCCATCTTCGCACACTCCGGCCCCGCGGTGCCAGTGGTTTTCGATTCTGGCCGGTGCCTTGGATCGGCGCTCGGGCCGGCGGTTGGCGCTGTTGTTCCTGGGGGTGCTGTTGGCCCGCGGGCGACAGGCCCGGAGTTGCTGGATCCGAGCCGCCGGGTTGTCGTCCCAGTACCGCCGCTGCTACCCCACCGCGGCCGCCGTCGGGCGCCGGGCCGAGGCCATCGCCACCCGGTTGTTGGTCGAGGTGCTCCGGCCGTTGGTGACCGGGCCGCGGGTCGTGCTCGCGTTGGATGACACCCCGACGGCGCGGTACGGTTCCCAGGTGCAAGGGGCCGGGGTGCACCACAACCCGACCCCCGGGCCGGCCGGGAGCGGGTTCGTGTACGGGCACGTGTGGGTGGTCCTCGGGCTGCTGGTGGCGCACCCGCTGGGTGGGGTCGTGGCGTTACCCCTGTTGGCCCGGCTGTACATCCGGAAGGCGAACCTGGGGGCGGTCCGGGCGGCGGACCGGCCCCCGTTCGCAACCAAGCGGACCATGGCCGTGGGCTTGGTGCGGTGGGCGCACGGGTGGCTGGCGTTGTGGGGGAAGGCGGTGTGGGTGGTGGCCGACGGGGCGTACGCCCAGGGGCCGGTGCTGAAGCCCCTGCGGAAGCTCGGGGTGACGGTGGTGAGCCGACTGCGCCGGGATGCGGCCCTGTGCTCGGTGCCACCGGCGCGAGTGCCCGGGCGGCCCGGGCGGCCGCGGGTGTACGGGACCGAGCGGGTGTCGCTGGCCGAGCGGGCCGCCCACCCCGGCGGGTGGAGCACCGGCATGTTCACCGTGTACGGGAAGTCGGTCGAGAAGCGGTACAAGACGTTCGTGGCCACGTGGCGCCCGGCCGGTGGGGCGATCCGGGTGGTGTTGGTGGACGAGCCCCACGGATGGGTCGCGTTCTTCGGCACCGACACCACCGCGACCGTGGCCGACATCCTGGAGCGGGTGGCCGACCGGTTCACCCTGGAGACCTGTTTTCGGGATCTCAAACAAGTCGCCGGGGCGGGTCAGCAGCAGGTGCGCGGGGTGCCGTCGAACGTGGGGTGCTTCCACCTGTGCGCGTGGGCCCACACCCTGACCGAGGTGTGGGCCTGGAACCAGAACGCCGAGGCCCTGGTGGGGCACCGATCCGCATCCCCGTGGGACGACCCGAACCGGCGCCCGAGCCACGCGGACAAGCGCCGGGCCTGGCAACACGAGCTGTTGGCCCAGGAGATTCAGGCCGTTGTGGGCGAGCACCACGACCACGCGAAAATCCGCGACCTCGCCCACCGGTGCTTGGATCTGGCCGCGTGAGCGCGGCCGATTCGCGGAAACTACAGTGTTCAGCCAAGGCGAGACCCAAGCCCGTAGCGGTCAACTGGCAGGCGTCTCGAAAGCCACGGTGGCCCGGTACATCGGGATCTTCTGCCTGCACGGGGTGGCCGGTTTGAGGGCGTTCCAGTGGGCCAAGCCGGTCGGCGCACAGGAGGCACATCGGACGACCCTGGAGGCCGAGTTCCACGAGCGCCCGCCGCATACCGTCGCCGAAGCGGCCGAGCGGATCGCGACGTTGACCGGGGTGCGGCGGAAGGAGACGCAGTGCGCGCGTTCCTCAAAAAAGTCTCGGCCTGAGGTGGCGTCGGATGGGGGCCATCCCATTGCCCCCGAATGAAGACGATCGACGAGCACCGACAAACCCAGGCCGCGTTCCTTCGAGACGAGCTGGAACCCGTGCTGGCGCAGGCGCGGACCGGGCAACGGAGCGCGTTCTTCGTGGACGCCGCGCACTTCGTGCCGGGGTCGTTCTGGTGCTGCGTCTGGTGCCTGGTGCGGATGTTCGTGCGCGCGGCCTCGGGGCGGCGAAGGTACAACGTCTTGGGGGCGTGGAACGGCGTGACTCGGGAACTGATCCGCGTGACCAACGAGACGCGCGTGTCTTCGGATACGATGGTCGAGTTGCTGGGCCGGGGCGCGGCACGGGCCACCGGACCGACGACATCGGTTCTGGATAACGCGCGGTATCAGCGGTGCGCGGCGGTGGAGGCCGAAGCCAAGCGGTTAGGTGTTGCTGTTCCTGCCCTCGTACTCGCCCAACCTGAACGTGATCGAGCGGCTGTGGCGGTTCACCAAGAAGAAGGGGCTGCGGGGCAAGCACTACGCCGACTTCGCGACCTTCCGGGCGGCCATCGACGAGTGCCTCGATCGCATCCCAACGGACCACAGCGAGGCTCTCGCCTCGCTCACGACGCGGAAGTTCCAGACGTTCGACCGTGACTCATTCCTGACCGCGTAAAGTATAAAACCCATCTTCCTCTTTCGAGGTATCAACTGTGCGCCCCGTGCGAGCCAAGCGCGAATGCCGTCCTGCTGATGTCGCGCGGCGTTGCCATGTTCCAAGCGGTG belongs to Gemmata obscuriglobus and includes:
- a CDS encoding hybrid sensor histidine kinase/response regulator; amino-acid sequence: MSPPPDTTDDLFRLLFESHPTPAWAFDEDSLRFVAVNDAVLRRFGYARERLLQLSVRDVCPDEDADRLLGAPCGPLQWRHRISSGALVPIEVTSRRLTSGGLLLRLVVASDTNDRRKAEGELKERDDLLQNVLTNVPCAVFWKDRASIYIGCNDQAARDHGLTVPGEVIGQTDEELIGVAEEAEQARQSDRLVIESAQPLLDVEETRTLPDGTRATFLTNRVPLRDSTGRVIGVVGVAQNVTSRKRLEDELRHAHKMEAIGRLAGGVAHDFNNLLTIVTGSIHLIRGLPAGDPMIGSYVDEIQAAIDRATALTRQLLAFSRKQPSRPEVLDLNEVVSELGGLLARLIGNRIAVRTELAPEPVRVRADRGHLEQVLMNLAVNARDAMPDGGTLRIATGLAEQFAKLTVADTGCGMPEHVKAKIFEPFFTTKEMGKGTGLGLATVHGIVEQAGGGIEVLTALGAGTTFHIRLPSVIAPTPPPVTTPGAVPLPARAARMVLLVEDEERVRKTVRSALEGWGYAVTEADRAETALALLATRRDIDLLVTDLVMPGMDGRELATRARGERPEIAVVFMSGFVPDLRRTDGFADGVFLPKPFTPFDLIRCTERALRQRTGGSKTRERLAAPTAGGSEL
- a CDS encoding transposase, which translates into the protein MPSSHTPAPRCQWFSILAGALDRRSGRRLALLFLGVLLARGRQARSCWIRAAGLSSQYRRCYPTAAAVGRRAEAIATRLLVEVLRPLVTGPRVVLALDDTPTARYGSQVQGAGVHHNPTPGPAGSGFVYGHVWVVLGLLVAHPLGGVVALPLLARLYIRKANLGAVRAADRPPFATKRTMAVGLVRWAHGWLALWGKAVWVVADGAYAQGPVLKPLRKLGVTVVSRLRRDAALCSVPPARVPGRPGRPRVYGTERVSLAERAAHPGGWSTGMFTVYGKSVEKRYKTFVATWRPAGGAIRVVLVDEPHGWVAFFGTDTTATVADILERVADRFTLETCFRDLKQVAGAGQQQVRGVPSNVGCFHLCAWAHTLTEVWAWNQNAEALVGHRSASPWDDPNRRPSHADKRRAWQHELLAQEIQAVVGEHHDHAKIRDLAHRCLDLAA
- a CDS encoding transposase, yielding MLLFLPSYSPNLNVIERLWRFTKKKGLRGKHYADFATFRAAIDECLDRIPTDHSEALASLTTRKFQTFDRDSFLTA